The proteins below come from a single Candidatus Flexicrinis affinis genomic window:
- a CDS encoding VWA domain-containing protein, giving the protein MSFSFPPALLLLALVPAAIWLGYPRQRFRRRRDTVSLILRTVIIVLLVLALAGMQIVRDTDRLAVVFLVDTSDSVDPVLRDAALGQVRETIGAMGDADLAGLVVFGQRPLVERPVSDSRSLGPVRSSPESGNTDIAAAVRLALAMFPSDAARRIVILSDGQQTIGDAEAAAQLAAAAGVEITYLPLQTLDAPDVRVTRFDAPAAVPQGQQFDLSLTVQADQATQARIDIFASGELITSETTDLREGVNNRTLTLVAQDSGFRDFTVIVQPESIDGYYQNNQLATFSQVIGPARVLAVGDADETQYIAAALQEAELTVDVVAPEDLPITAAGLVPYESVILANVAADRLTDRQMQTILAYVRDLGGGLVSLGGPEAYGPGGYFQTPLETVLPVSMQLEDQQRQPQLTIAYVIDRSGSMATLGPGGQPLIELAKAAIDRSIDFLQPTDRAGVATFDSAAYWIAEIQEVANREELRRLVGTLRPSGGTDIRAGLELVARDIVTEPSQLKHIIVLSDGLSNRTGLVELAGALYAEAGVTLTSVALGDDSELMRDMSEAGGGTYRVAADPSTIPTIFAQETVLATRSYIFESPFVPGVSSRSPILQGIAGLPELRGYVGTSLKDAAQAVLRGPEPYADPILASWQFGLGRAVAFTSDATARWGTAWVTWDDFTRFWNQAVRWTMTEGGSDTLETRVTMEETVARVVVDARDDAGGFINGLALNVSVVEPGLTARLIPLRQTAPGQYEATFLPAQEGAYLLAVNGEGSDGTAVTQTSGWVMSYSREYAAGRSESILPRAAALTGGGRLTDGLASAFARTLTARGGAAPVFPFLLIVALVLLPVDIAVRRVLVNRSDLSRLATAIRARSRPAAEAATGRMAALMDARERARQAIESEDVTRSAVSTASALRTRVRDAEPRRAEPAATVAPARSEAVSAPEPTPRPAPKPAAPNREAVATDEDSSENIGARLLKRRRPPPN; this is encoded by the coding sequence ATGTCATTTAGCTTTCCCCCTGCACTCCTGCTATTGGCACTGGTTCCTGCTGCGATCTGGCTGGGCTACCCGCGTCAGCGATTTCGCCGCCGTCGGGATACCGTAAGCCTGATCCTTCGCACGGTCATCATCGTGCTGCTGGTGCTTGCTCTGGCAGGCATGCAGATCGTCCGCGACACCGATCGGTTGGCCGTCGTCTTCCTCGTGGATACGTCCGACAGCGTGGACCCGGTCTTGCGCGATGCGGCGCTCGGCCAAGTGCGCGAAACCATCGGCGCGATGGGCGACGCGGATCTGGCCGGCCTCGTGGTATTCGGGCAGCGCCCGCTGGTCGAACGCCCCGTCTCGGACAGCCGAAGCCTCGGGCCTGTGCGCTCGTCGCCAGAAAGCGGCAACACCGATATTGCCGCGGCCGTGCGCCTTGCGCTGGCGATGTTCCCGAGCGATGCAGCACGGCGTATCGTCATCCTCAGTGACGGCCAACAGACGATCGGCGATGCCGAAGCCGCCGCACAACTCGCCGCCGCCGCCGGGGTTGAGATCACGTACCTGCCGCTGCAAACGCTCGACGCGCCCGACGTACGGGTCACCCGCTTTGACGCGCCAGCCGCCGTCCCGCAGGGCCAGCAGTTCGACCTCAGCTTGACCGTACAGGCCGACCAAGCGACTCAAGCGCGTATCGACATCTTCGCCAGCGGCGAGCTTATCACCAGCGAGACGACCGACTTGCGCGAAGGCGTCAACAACCGCACGCTGACGCTTGTCGCCCAAGACAGCGGCTTCCGCGATTTCACCGTCATCGTTCAGCCCGAGTCAATCGACGGCTACTACCAGAACAACCAACTGGCGACGTTCAGCCAAGTGATCGGCCCGGCCCGTGTGCTGGCGGTCGGCGATGCAGACGAGACGCAGTACATCGCGGCCGCGCTGCAAGAGGCCGAATTGACTGTCGACGTCGTCGCGCCGGAAGACCTGCCGATCACTGCGGCCGGATTGGTGCCGTACGAAAGCGTGATCCTCGCCAACGTCGCGGCGGACCGATTGACCGACCGGCAGATGCAGACGATCCTTGCCTACGTGCGCGATCTGGGCGGCGGGCTGGTCTCGCTCGGCGGGCCGGAGGCGTATGGGCCGGGCGGTTATTTCCAAACACCGCTTGAAACCGTGCTGCCCGTGTCGATGCAGCTTGAAGACCAGCAGCGCCAGCCGCAGCTCACCATCGCGTATGTCATCGACCGCTCAGGCTCGATGGCGACGCTCGGCCCCGGCGGCCAACCGCTGATCGAACTTGCCAAGGCGGCCATTGACCGGTCGATCGACTTTTTGCAGCCCACGGACCGCGCCGGTGTCGCCACGTTCGACAGCGCGGCCTACTGGATCGCTGAAATCCAAGAGGTCGCCAACCGCGAGGAACTGCGGAGATTGGTCGGCACCTTGCGGCCCAGCGGCGGCACCGACATTCGCGCCGGCCTCGAACTCGTTGCACGCGACATTGTCACCGAGCCGTCGCAGCTCAAGCACATCATCGTCCTGTCCGACGGTCTGTCCAACCGCACAGGCCTCGTCGAGCTGGCCGGCGCGCTGTATGCGGAAGCTGGCGTCACGTTGACGTCAGTGGCGCTCGGTGACGACAGCGAACTGATGCGCGATATGTCGGAAGCGGGCGGCGGGACGTATCGTGTCGCGGCCGATCCATCGACCATCCCCACGATCTTCGCGCAGGAGACCGTGCTGGCGACCCGATCCTACATCTTCGAGTCGCCGTTTGTGCCGGGCGTATCCAGCCGCAGCCCGATCCTGCAAGGGATCGCCGGCCTGCCTGAACTGCGCGGCTATGTCGGGACATCGCTGAAGGACGCCGCACAGGCCGTGCTGCGCGGGCCGGAGCCCTACGCCGATCCGATCCTCGCATCATGGCAGTTCGGCCTCGGCCGGGCGGTCGCCTTCACCAGCGACGCGACAGCACGCTGGGGCACGGCGTGGGTCACGTGGGACGATTTCACCCGATTCTGGAACCAAGCCGTACGCTGGACGATGACCGAAGGCGGCAGCGATACGCTCGAGACACGAGTCACGATGGAGGAGACGGTGGCGCGCGTCGTAGTAGATGCGCGCGACGACGCCGGCGGATTCATCAACGGCCTCGCGCTCAACGTGTCGGTCGTCGAACCCGGCCTTACCGCCCGCCTGATCCCTCTGCGACAGACCGCGCCGGGCCAATATGAAGCGACGTTCCTACCCGCACAGGAAGGCGCGTACCTGCTGGCGGTTAACGGCGAGGGTTCCGACGGTACGGCCGTCACGCAAACCAGCGGATGGGTGATGAGTTACTCGCGCGAGTACGCCGCCGGCCGATCCGAGTCGATCCTGCCCCGTGCTGCTGCCCTTACCGGCGGCGGCCGCTTGACCGACGGGCTCGCCAGCGCATTCGCCCGTACGCTGACGGCTCGCGGAGGCGCGGCGCCGGTGTTTCCGTTCCTGCTGATCGTGGCGCTGGTGCTGCTGCCGGTCGACATTGCGGTTCGGCGCGTGCTGGTCAACCGCAGCGACTTGTCCCGCCTTGCTACCGCCATTCGGGCCCGGTCGCGCCCCGCCGCGGAGGCCGCCACCGGGCGCATGGCTGCGCTCATGGACGCGCGCGAGCGTGCTCGTCAGGCCATCGAGTCCGAGGATGTCACGCGCTCGGCGGTATCGACGGCAAGCGCGTTGCGCACGCGCGTCCGCGATGCGGAGCCCCGCCGTGCCGAACCTGCCGCAACCGTCGCACCGGCCCGGTCGGAGGCGGTGTCTGCGCCGGAGCCAACTCCGCGCCCTGCGCCCAAACCAGCCGCACCCAATCGCGAGGCGGTCGCAACCGACGAAGACTCCAGCGAGAACATCGGTGCGCGCCTGCTCAAGCGGCGCCGCCCGCCGCCCAACTAA
- the cax gene encoding calcium/proton exchanger: protein MRNPLYWLLVAIPLALLGEGVLHMDPLLIFGLSCAAIIPLAKLVGESTEELAVHTGPKLGGLLNATLGNAAELIITIFALREGLVDLVRASITGSIIGNLLLVLGLSLFAGGVKHGTQSFNGRNARMNATLMVMAFVALIIPSLFDAAIVGELSAEIPLSEVTAIIMILLYGMSVYYSFTADKGVTTRESAAADIHHAKWSVRTSLIVLALSTLGIVLMSETLVGAVEAVTVTLGLSEFFIGIILIPIIGNVAEHLVAVQVAYKNKMELSLAISLGSSLQIALFVAPVLVFISLLFGNPMLLVFNTFELVALAGATFVAAFIAMDGESNWLEGALLIGVYLILGMAFLVLPAAEGALHAAGG from the coding sequence TTGCGCAATCCATTGTATTGGCTGCTTGTCGCCATACCGCTCGCCTTGCTCGGCGAGGGTGTCCTGCACATGGACCCTCTGCTGATCTTCGGCTTGTCGTGCGCGGCGATCATCCCGCTGGCCAAGCTGGTCGGGGAGTCGACCGAGGAACTCGCCGTCCATACCGGGCCGAAGCTCGGCGGTCTGCTGAACGCGACGCTGGGCAACGCAGCCGAACTCATCATCACCATCTTCGCACTGCGTGAAGGGCTGGTCGACCTCGTACGCGCGTCGATCACCGGGTCGATCATTGGCAACCTGCTGCTGGTACTGGGCCTCAGCCTATTCGCCGGCGGCGTCAAGCACGGTACGCAGTCGTTCAACGGACGTAATGCCCGCATGAACGCAACGCTGATGGTGATGGCATTCGTCGCACTGATTATCCCGTCGCTGTTCGACGCCGCGATCGTGGGCGAGCTGTCGGCTGAAATTCCGCTCAGCGAAGTCACAGCGATCATCATGATCCTGCTCTACGGTATGAGCGTGTACTACAGCTTCACCGCAGACAAGGGCGTAACGACTCGCGAATCGGCGGCCGCAGACATCCACCACGCCAAGTGGAGTGTTCGGACTTCTCTCATCGTGCTGGCACTGAGCACGCTCGGCATCGTCCTGATGTCCGAGACGCTCGTCGGCGCGGTCGAGGCCGTGACCGTCACACTCGGATTGAGCGAGTTCTTCATCGGCATCATCCTCATCCCGATCATCGGCAACGTCGCCGAGCATCTGGTCGCGGTGCAGGTCGCCTACAAGAACAAAATGGAACTCAGCCTCGCCATCTCGCTGGGCAGCAGCCTCCAGATCGCACTGTTCGTGGCGCCGGTGCTGGTGTTCATCAGCCTGCTGTTCGGCAACCCGATGCTGTTGGTGTTCAATACGTTCGAACTGGTGGCGCTGGCAGGCGCGACGTTCGTCGCTGCCTTTATCGCAATGGACGGCGAGTCGAACTGGCTCGAAGGGGCACTGCTCATCGGGGTCTACCTCATCCTCGGCATGGCGTTCCTCGTGCTGCCTGCCGCGGAGGGCGCGTTGCACGCCGCAGGCGGCTAA
- the folE gene encoding GTP cyclohydrolase I FolE — protein sequence MGSNSTVSKNGSSNGHNGNGNGGHHYYDDAEREDVLSVLQEKFTSEEFLRTFELDLPDVDTDAIEDATRSILTAVGENPDREGLQRTPVRVAKALTEMLSGYRTDPSALINEALFDVEYDDMVIVRDIPYQSLCEHHMLPFLGRAHVAYIPNGKVIGLSKIPRIVDMFAQRLQVQERMTHQIAEFIHEVLQPKGVAVVLDGVHMCSMIRGVKKHGSGMTTSAMLGAFREDERTRSEFMAHIQRASGQSLF from the coding sequence ATGGGATCGAACAGTACAGTGTCCAAGAACGGCAGCAGCAACGGCCACAACGGCAATGGTAACGGCGGTCATCATTACTACGATGACGCCGAACGCGAAGACGTTCTGAGCGTTCTACAGGAGAAGTTCACGTCTGAGGAGTTCTTGCGGACGTTCGAGTTGGATTTGCCGGATGTGGACACCGACGCGATCGAAGACGCGACGCGTTCCATCCTTACTGCGGTCGGCGAAAACCCGGATCGTGAAGGCTTGCAGCGCACGCCGGTTCGCGTCGCAAAGGCGCTGACCGAAATGCTCTCTGGCTATCGCACCGACCCGAGCGCGCTTATCAATGAAGCCCTGTTCGACGTGGAATATGACGACATGGTGATCGTGCGCGATATCCCCTACCAGTCGTTGTGCGAACATCACATGCTGCCGTTTCTCGGCCGTGCGCATGTCGCGTACATCCCCAACGGCAAGGTGATCGGCCTGAGCAAGATTCCGCGCATCGTGGATATGTTCGCCCAGCGCCTGCAGGTGCAGGAACGCATGACGCATCAGATCGCCGAGTTCATCCACGAAGTGCTTCAGCCCAAGGGCGTGGCGGTCGTGCTGGACGGCGTGCACATGTGCTCGATGATCCGCGGTGTGAAGAAGCACGGCAGCGGTATGACGACCAGCGCAATGCTTGGCGCCTTCCGCGAGGACGAGCGCACCCGCTCGGAGTTCATGGCGCACATCCAGCGTGCCAGCGGGCAGTCGCTGTTCTAG
- a CDS encoding nitroreductase family deazaflavin-dependent oxidoreductase, producing MSQSELPLTADQEIVRARKRFIRRLPVYLYRLGFGPPLGIMPILIMSARSRSTGGPHYTPLEFRRQGSRIYVLATSQDAQWLDRISRDPNVTVRIGTQVFPAQASRVEDAGEAVRVLYLFRMNAPIPLRWIYWSGRNREVVRPHVLKSNAQRYTFVRLERIPEERQTLPPVSADRAWMTLLVIAAFVLLRLATRSKRD from the coding sequence ATGTCTCAGTCCGAGCTGCCGCTAACCGCAGACCAAGAGATCGTCAGAGCCCGTAAGCGCTTTATCCGCCGCCTGCCGGTCTACCTGTATCGCTTGGGTTTCGGGCCACCGCTCGGTATCATGCCGATCCTGATTATGTCCGCGCGCAGCCGGTCGACAGGCGGGCCGCACTACACCCCGCTGGAGTTTCGCCGGCAGGGTTCGCGGATTTACGTGCTGGCGACCAGTCAGGATGCGCAGTGGCTTGACCGTATCAGCCGCGACCCGAACGTTACCGTGCGCATCGGCACTCAGGTTTTCCCTGCACAGGCCAGCCGCGTCGAAGATGCCGGCGAAGCGGTGCGCGTGTTGTATCTGTTTAGGATGAATGCGCCGATCCCGCTGCGCTGGATCTACTGGTCGGGTCGCAACCGCGAGGTCGTCCGGCCACACGTACTCAAGTCGAACGCTCAACGGTATACCTTCGTCCGTCTCGAGCGCATTCCGGAAGAGCGCCAGACGCTTCCGCCGGTGTCGGCCGATCGAGCGTGGATGACCCTGCTCGTGATCGCCGCGTTCGTGCTGCTGCGACTGGCAACCCGGTCCAAGCGCGACTAA
- a CDS encoding glycosyltransferase family 4 protein, whose protein sequence is MHIRHILPEPEQGVLPLDPLGGALTGLLSVAFNLALLQARAGHRVEIVAPSEDGHAHSATVEGVAIRWLPLWNRARFPRYDLRLFLPLLIDNLRAPTADIHHVHNNPYLLIHRRSRAAVMQFQNPPLRGSSVYDVFMRRAGRAICCSDYIKGRVAAEVNYPAEQLVTIHNGIHADAFQTVEPAHARQQFGIDPNALVVLFSGRVVPEKGFHVLLKAWQRVLQARPDRNLVLAVAGSTRLGLGTPQHLSDDRFNTEFSALSAYERDVQQLAAALPPERVRFLGGLNREAIRAFYRAGDIFVCPSTWEEPFGLVNAEAMAAGLPVIASDAGGIPEIVQHEQNGLLVPKDDPDALATAILRLVDDTEARRRMTEHGLAFVRRFDWSEIARQVEIVYAASLKR, encoded by the coding sequence ATGCACATCCGCCATATCCTTCCCGAACCCGAACAGGGCGTACTGCCGCTGGATCCGCTAGGCGGCGCGCTGACCGGGCTGCTCAGCGTTGCGTTCAACCTCGCGCTGCTGCAAGCCCGCGCCGGCCACCGCGTCGAGATCGTCGCCCCGTCCGAGGACGGTCATGCACACAGCGCGACCGTCGAGGGCGTAGCGATCCGATGGCTTCCGCTGTGGAATCGCGCGCGCTTTCCGCGCTACGACCTGCGACTGTTCCTGCCGCTGCTGATCGACAACCTGCGCGCGCCTACGGCGGACATCCATCATGTGCACAACAACCCGTATCTGCTGATCCACCGGCGTTCGCGCGCTGCGGTGATGCAGTTTCAGAACCCGCCGCTGCGTGGGTCATCGGTCTACGACGTGTTCATGCGCCGAGCGGGCCGCGCCATCTGCTGCTCAGACTACATCAAGGGGCGAGTGGCCGCCGAGGTAAACTACCCGGCCGAGCAGCTTGTGACCATCCACAACGGAATCCACGCCGACGCGTTCCAGACGGTCGAGCCAGCGCATGCCCGACAGCAGTTCGGTATCGATCCGAATGCGCTCGTGGTGCTGTTCTCTGGGCGCGTCGTGCCTGAAAAGGGCTTTCACGTACTTCTGAAGGCATGGCAACGCGTGCTGCAAGCGCGTCCCGATCGGAACCTTGTGCTGGCCGTTGCCGGATCGACACGGCTGGGTTTGGGCACGCCGCAGCACCTCAGTGACGATCGCTTCAACACCGAATTCTCGGCCCTCAGCGCCTACGAGCGCGATGTCCAACAGCTAGCCGCCGCGCTTCCCCCAGAACGCGTCCGCTTTCTCGGCGGCCTAAACCGCGAGGCGATCCGGGCGTTCTACCGCGCGGGCGACATTTTCGTGTGTCCGTCGACTTGGGAAGAGCCGTTCGGCCTCGTCAACGCCGAAGCGATGGCGGCGGGCCTGCCGGTGATTGCGTCGGATGCCGGCGGTATCCCTGAGATCGTGCAGCACGAGCAGAACGGCCTGCTGGTGCCAAAGGACGACCCGGACGCGTTGGCGACTGCGATACTACGACTCGTGGACGACACCGAGGCGCGGCGCCGGATGACCGAACACGGGTTGGCGTTCGTGCGGCGGTTCGATTGGAGCGAAATTGCGCGACAGGTCGAGATCGTTTATGCCGCGTCCCTTAAGCGTTAG
- a CDS encoding DUF2179 domain-containing protein, which yields MTITVDMLLAAGAIFLLRVLNYAISTIRMVAITRGRRLLASGLAFIEAFLFAVVIASIVTDISSNVLNLVAYCLGAAAGGWVGMSLESRFITSYMTVSIIPHVKEAGHAIAVALRDGGYGVTETMGEGLQGAVTLVRSVVSKRDMQAVLAITKKVDSNAFVSVEETQAIYRGWQKRRNKPGARVVEA from the coding sequence ATGACAATCACAGTCGATATGCTGCTTGCGGCAGGAGCGATCTTCCTTCTGCGCGTCCTCAACTACGCCATCAGTACCATCCGGATGGTCGCGATAACGCGCGGCCGCCGGCTGCTGGCCTCGGGCCTCGCCTTTATTGAAGCGTTTCTGTTTGCCGTCGTTATTGCCAGTATCGTGACCGATATTTCGAGTAACGTACTCAACCTTGTTGCGTACTGCCTCGGCGCGGCAGCAGGCGGATGGGTTGGCATGTCGCTGGAGTCGCGCTTCATCACCAGCTACATGACCGTCAGCATTATCCCGCATGTCAAAGAGGCCGGCCACGCGATCGCCGTTGCGCTGCGTGACGGCGGCTACGGCGTGACCGAAACGATGGGCGAGGGGCTTCAGGGCGCGGTTACGCTCGTGCGCAGTGTCGTCAGCAAGCGTGATATGCAGGCTGTGCTGGCGATCACCAAGAAGGTCGACAGCAACGCGTTCGTCTCGGTCGAGGAAACGCAGGCGATCTACCGCGGTTGGCAAAAGCGCCGCAATAAGCCGGGTGCGCGGGTCGTGGAGGCGTAA
- a CDS encoding S1 RNA-binding domain-containing protein, with amino-acid sequence MSHEPPRHDGAPPVDEGYWSSLLSDGEPAAHSASTVHESGQIANLHGEAADWQELVRIQNADETLELPVIGYNRGGLLVEWRSLRGFVPASQLVEFPVQASEQARRSAMTEYIGQVLPLRVIELNPERNRLILSERAAQAQPGGREAILNRVQAGMIVRGVVTNLTDFGAFLDLGGLEGLIHISELSWGRVSHPSAILERGQEVETLVLEVDRSAGRIALSAKRLRPDPWRTVEERYTVGSIVDAVITNVVDFGAFASLEEGLEGLIHISELAEGHFLHPRNVVTEGQPVRARILSIDGRARRMGLSLRSAE; translated from the coding sequence ATGTCACATGAGCCGCCGCGCCACGACGGAGCGCCGCCGGTGGACGAGGGCTACTGGTCGTCGCTGTTAAGCGACGGTGAACCCGCAGCCCATTCAGCCTCCACAGTCCACGAATCCGGCCAAATTGCCAACCTGCACGGAGAAGCCGCCGATTGGCAGGAACTAGTTCGGATTCAAAATGCCGACGAGACGCTCGAACTGCCGGTGATCGGCTACAACCGCGGCGGATTGTTGGTCGAGTGGCGATCGCTGCGCGGTTTCGTGCCGGCCAGTCAGTTGGTGGAATTCCCGGTGCAAGCGTCCGAACAGGCGCGCCGCAGCGCCATGACCGAATACATCGGCCAAGTCCTGCCCCTCCGCGTGATCGAACTGAATCCGGAACGCAACCGGCTTATCCTGTCCGAGCGTGCGGCGCAAGCCCAGCCCGGCGGGCGCGAGGCGATCCTCAACCGCGTGCAGGCCGGGATGATCGTGCGCGGAGTCGTCACCAACCTGACCGATTTCGGCGCATTTCTCGATCTGGGCGGGCTGGAGGGCTTGATCCATATCAGCGAGCTGAGCTGGGGCCGCGTTTCGCATCCGAGCGCCATTCTCGAGCGCGGGCAGGAGGTCGAGACACTTGTGCTGGAGGTGGACCGTTCGGCCGGCCGCATCGCCCTCAGCGCGAAGCGCCTGCGGCCTGATCCGTGGCGCACCGTCGAGGAACGGTATACGGTCGGCAGTATCGTCGATGCGGTGATTACGAACGTGGTCGACTTCGGTGCGTTCGCCAGCCTCGAGGAGGGACTGGAAGGGTTGATCCACATCAGCGAGCTAGCCGAGGGCCACTTCCTGCATCCGCGCAACGTGGTCACCGAAGGGCAGCCAGTCCGGGCGCGCATCCTCAGCATCGACGGGCGCGCACGGCGAATGGGACTCAGTTTGCGTTCCGCCGAGTAA
- a CDS encoding GNAT family N-acetyltransferase, protein MNEIVWEISPPVSNDRLNTLFAAAWEDHKATDFQQMLRHSLLYVCAYDHDHLIGFVNVAWDGGVHAFLLDTTVHPRFQRQGIGTTLVQTAVEAVRKHGIEWLHVDFEPHLRSFYERCGFRSTDAGLINVRSSAI, encoded by the coding sequence ATGAACGAGATAGTCTGGGAGATCAGTCCTCCCGTTTCCAACGATCGACTCAACACCTTGTTTGCGGCCGCGTGGGAAGATCACAAGGCCACCGACTTTCAACAGATGCTGCGGCACAGTCTGCTCTACGTATGTGCCTACGACCACGATCATCTCATTGGTTTTGTGAACGTGGCATGGGATGGAGGCGTCCATGCCTTCTTGCTCGATACAACCGTCCATCCACGGTTTCAGCGGCAGGGGATTGGGACAACACTTGTACAGACCGCCGTCGAAGCAGTAAGGAAGCATGGCATCGAGTGGCTGCATGTTGACTTCGAACCCCATCTCAGGTCGTTCTATGAGCGATGCGGGTTCAGGTCTACGGATGCAGGATTGATCAACGTACGATCGTCTGCAATCTAG